Genomic DNA from Desulfonatronum thioautotrophicum:
CCGTGAAGATGTCGTCACTAGAAACGAGCGTATCCCCGACCACCGGGATGGTCTCCAGGGTGGCAGCGTCCAGGATGGCTTCCTGGTCTCCGGATTCAATGAAATGGTTGGATGCCGCCCATTCTCTGGAGTAGTCCACGATGATGCCGCGACAAGGAAAATTCTCGATGACTCCCGGCGTGAAGATTCCCAGCATGGGGTCAAATTCTCCGGGAGTCTCCCGGCGGATGGTCAGAACCCCGGCCAGGTCTCCCACGGCCCTGAATGCTGCGCTGGTGGCCTTGGCAACGATGTTCTGTAGACTCATCGTGTTACCCCGTAGGATGCAGCGTGGCCCTTGAGGTGGCCCAGGTTGCCAATGATGGAACGGACCACGTCGGGAATGATGCCGGGTGCAGTAGCCGCCTCAACCTCCAGCTTGATTTTATCCACCTGAATGGACTTGAACCCGTCGGTATCGGATGGGCTGAATGGGTCCTTTTTGAGCAGGTAGAGTGCAAGCTCCAGCTGGGCCAATTTGACGGAATTGGGAACCGTGGCAGGGTCAATGCCGGCAATCCCTGAGCGTGGCCAGGCGTTCTCTTGTCCTGGCGTGGTGGGCGCTCCATTCCATTGTACTTGTGAGTCCAGCAGAACATGAGCCGTAGAGAGTGCCTTATCCTGGTCTCCAGCTCCCGCGTCGGTCCAGGCCTGTGCATGTATGCGTTCGTCAAAGTAGTTATCTGCCTCGACGTTGGTAACGTATCCAATCATGTGCTGGTCCTCTCTTGTGAAATTTTACCCCGGCCCCTTGCGGGTTTGTCGGATGCCGGGTCAATCCGGGTGGAGCTTTCTTAGGGTAGGTGGACCCTCAGCCAGCTACGAGCGCAACTCCTGCCTTTGGCTGTTATGTCAACGCGAACACGAAACGCTTACGGTCGTGATTGAATATGAGCGCTGTAGGTGATGCTCGGAGTCTCAGAGCCAGCCACTGCAGTGTAAACGCGCAAGAACGGGTAGATGGACCCGGCCTTTTCGTTACGGAAGGGGATGGTGAACCGGCCCGGCGCTGAGTCCTGGTTTCCGGTCAAGCCCGTGGCCTCTCCCAGCTTCAATTCAGCCAGGACTTCCACCTTCGGGCTTCCGGTCGTGAAGTCCGCAACATCAGAGCCCTGTACCTGGATGGTATAGGCCTGGTCTGCCTCGTCGATCACGATGGCGGAAACGTCAGCCACTAGGAAGGCGTCCACGAGCCCTTCGCCCACGTCCACGATACGAGCAGCACTTGCCACGGTTGCCGCCGCCGAAGTCGTTACGGCCCCGGCGTCCTTCATTCTCAAAGTCTTATCAATCATGTTGGGCCTCCTTAGGCGTTCTTGATGCCGCGCAGACGAGCAGCAGCTTTTGGATGGAAAACCCCGACTCCGCAAATCCATTCAATCAAGGTTTCGTATTTCGTCCGATTCAGACCCAGGTCCAGGACGTCCATGTCCCCAGACTGAAGCCCGGAGACCCATTCAGCAGCACCAAAACGGACTGCGTAAATGGACGAGCTGGCAGCAGCACCGCCGCCGGGGTTGGCCTCAGTGAAAGGCAGAATGGCGGAACCGTCCTTGTCATCCTCAATCGTCGCGATGGCTACGCCGCCATAACTGGACAAGAGCCGCCCAAAGGAGTCGGAGACGGTCTCCGTGGCCTGGTTCGCGGCTCGCATCAGGTTATTCACCTTCCGGCGAAGGGTCTTGTTCATGAACAGAACATCAGCCCCGCCCTGAACAGCGTCCAGCAGCTCGTCCAGCTTGGCCAGGGTCAAGGTATCCCCGCCACTGGTGTTCCCCATGTTGATGACCTGGTCTCCGGTCAAGCGAGCCTCCAGGCCGTCAAACTCGTTCGGGTCCGTGGAGTTGGAGCCCTTGAAAAACTTCTTGGTAAACTCCAAGGAACAGGCTTTGGCCTTCATCCCGTCGTAGGTGGCGCGCAGGTTGTTGACGTTGCCTTGAGTGCGAACCAGAGCCCGGTCAACGGCGCTGAGTCCGCCCAGGACGAACAGCCGTTCGGTCTGAGGGTTCACAACTCCGGTAGATTCAGAGTAGGATTCATTAATCCCACGGAAGGCGATGCCGGGCAAAGTGCTTTCCGCGTTGTAGACAAATGCTTGTCCGTTCACCGGGAAAAAGGGCAGTCGCTCCAATACAGGAGACGTCCTCGGGAAGATTTCAATAACGCCACGCTTGAGCGGGTTCTGTACGAGCTTTGCAGCTTCGAGCAAGGTGATACTCATTTTTCATTTCCTCATTTTGTGCTGTAGCCTTGGGCCATGATGGCCGTCGGGCTCATTCCATCGAAGTTGATAGGCGGTTTCCCGCCCGGCCTCTTGACGTCCAGACCTTCAGGAGCACTTCCGCCAAACAGTCCCTTTTTCATGGCCGATCTCATCCACTTGATTCGAGCAGCAGGGGCCAACTCGGGGATGACGTCGCGGAACTCTTCGGGGATTTCTTCCGCCAACTCGCTGGCCAGCTCTTCCAGAGCGGATTCTGCTTCCTTGCGCTGGTTCACGACCTGGTCAAATCTGCTTTTGGGTATCAGGTGCTCCACTTTGCGCTGGGTGTCGGGAGCGCTTCCCGTAGGGGCCTGGTCCTGGCTGTCGGCGCTATCGTGGCCGTTCACGGTGTTGTCATCTTGCATGGTGTTCCTCATATCGCTGAGTTGGCGTTGAAAAAAATGTAACGGTTACATTTCCCGACGTCGTAACAATTAAACCGCCCCGGAGAACTCCCGTATCTCGTCCTGGATTTCCACCAGCCGCGCCTTGGCCTCATCCCTGGTCAGGTCCGGGTTCCTTTCCATCAAAATATCCACCGGAGACAGAACCCCCAGGGCCAGCAAACGGTCCCACATCTCAGACTGTTGCGAGGGGTCTGTGACCTGCTTCCCGTCGTGGAAGTCCACCACCAGCTCGGCCTTGTCGCTGATCTTCCGGCCAGGGTTGTGATGGTTCCAGACGGCCCGGATTTTCTCGAACAGACGTCGCTCGTAGCTGCGGAACAACTCGCAATCATCCCGGCGCAACTCTTCCAGCTCTTGGTTCGAGACGATCCGCGCAATTCCGCTTTCTTCCCTCGTCTCCGTGGAAAGCGAGGAAGCGCTCAGACCATTGGAGACGGCAGCTTGCTTCAAGAGGTAGTCCAGGGCGGCCAATGTGTCGCTAATTGGAGCCGTGGCCTTTGCAAAGCCAACCTCACCGCCCTCGGGAAGGTTCACGAAACTGCCAGGGTCCACGGTTCCTAATTCGCCGCGCATCCCCTTGACGTACCCCAGACCGAACCCTTGCATCCTGAGAATGTAGAGCAGGTCTGTGAGCTTTTCGTTGAACGACTCTTGAATGGTAATCAGGTCATCCCCGCCCGGACACCAAACGCTGTCCGTCGGAACCCTCGACCAGCAGGGTACAAACGGAATTACTCTATACGGGTTCGGGATGTTCTCCATGACGTGGCCACGGTAGTTGAGACGTTGGAACTGGTCAGCCGTCCACACTGAGTAGGTCGTTTCGTCATTCCGGCCACTGGAAGGGTAGTGCGTCACCAGCACGGTCTGAATGTCTTCCGGAGAGTCACCAGTAACGACGTCCAGGATGTCCGGAGTGAGCAGGTCCACGTCAATATGATTGTTCCGCCAAACTGGACGCAGCAGAACCATCCCCAGTAACTTGCTGTAGCGATTGGTCAGCTTCCATTTCGCCCCCAGCCATGTGGTCCGCTCAATGTTGCCAAGAATCTCTTGATCACGCTCCGTCCCATGTTCCACGATCCGCCGCGCATCTTCGACGTAGACCATGGCCAAGCGATTGATCACCTTCCGGGTCAAATTGATAAAGCACGGCGACATATTTTGCGGCTTCGAGAAATGTTTCTGTAGCTGTTCCCGGATATATTCATTCTGAAAGTCGTGATAATAGTCCAATCTTTTCGCGGCATTGCGTTTCCGCTCGATGTTGGACATTCGCGTGGCGGCCTGGAATGCAGACCTGACCAGTTCCCCGGCTTGGCTTTCAATCATAGTTGGATTTCCTTTTTGCCCTCGGTCTTGTGGTAAGAATAGCATAATTCCAAAAGTGTGTCAATATGACCCATGAAGGAATTTCCATGTTGGTGGTCATGTGGTGGCCTTGTGCTGCCTGACAATGTCAAGCAGCAACTTCGTTACATTATACCGAAGTTTCAAAAGTTATATTATCACTTTTGCCACTGGCAACAAATGTTGCCGCTTGTGGAACCCGTTCCACAACCTGATTCACCCCACCAGCCACTCCCTACACTGCCTGATATATCTTGACCCCGGAGACCGTCACCATGGCCTTGAAGAACTCTTGAAGGTTCAGGTCAGACTCCACGCGACTCGTCTTATGTTGCGCGAACATCTGAGAGACCTTGATCTGAGCAGGGCAGGCGTCAGAACAAGGCAGAATCAAATCACCTTCACGCAGATAGCAAAATCGTGCATGGCTGGACTTCGAGTGACAAACAATGTCCGCCAACTCGTAAACCGCCAGCTCCCTTTCCCGCAGCGAGTAGACGGCCCAGCACAAGGAGTAGACCCTGTCATCCCTGTGCTTGTCTGTGCCGAACTTGGGTTTATCGCCGCGCAGCTCGTACAGGAACGTGGACATTTCACGGGCCAGGTCTTCCAGGGCGTGGGAGAAATGGAGCCGACCCTCCCGCACGATACGAAACAGCTCCATGAATGCCGGGATCTGGTTTGTGGTGGTCGCATTCACCAGCTCGACGGGTATCTGCTGTTCCGTCGACCAGATATACAAATCCTGTGAGTTGTATGACTCCAGGCAGACGTTCGAGAGGTTGAAACGCTGGAAGTCCGTGGTGATCTCTTTCTTGATGGTCCGCCCAAGGCTTCCAAGAATGTTGCGCTGGTTCAGAATCCAGTAATGGGCCTCGCCGCCGTCCGGGTCTGCTACTTTCGCGACACTGGTCCAGATTGTTTGATCTCCATGGAGGGAACCGAAGTAAGCCCGGTCAAGCCCAGCCCCGCAGACATACTTCCGGCCAGCAGCTATGGCGTCCAGGTCTTCCGGCCCCATGGGGTTGGGTACGATCTCCCTGCAAGCGTTGATGTCCTCCAGGGCGAACAGGTTGTTGCTCGCAGCTGTCCTCTGGTTCAAGTGTTGCGTCTTGAAGGTGGCAGGCAAGAGCTGCTTAGAGCGAGACCGGAGCCAGCCACGATCTATCCAGGGTGGAGACTTCTCAAGAGCCTCCTCCAGGTCGCGATACTCCAGGCGGTTGACGAAACAGGTCTCGTCTTCCCCACTGTCCGCGAGCTGTTCCATCCGATGTAGCGGCCCGCCGATTGCGTCCACCGTGGAGTCCACCAGGAGCCAGCTGTTCTCTGTGTCTCCAAGAGAGGAAGCGAGAACTTGAGCAGGGTCTTCCGATGGTGCTGCGTGAATCTCACTTACCCAGCCGATACTGATCTTTTGACCGTAGAGCGAGCTGGTATTGCATGCCACGGCCTGTATCAAGTTGCTGAGTTGTGGATAACGGATTTCATAGGTGGTGATGTTCTTCCGGCCTATCTGGTCCAACAAAAATGGAGTGTGTTCTATTACCCGTTTGAGCAAGGAGAAACCCACTGACAAGGTCTGTCGCTCGGAGTTGGCCAGCACCACGATGTTCTCACCGTGCCATAAGGTGAACCGCCAGAGCACCAGCAATGCCGCGAGCGTTGTCTTGCTGTGTCTGCGTGGGAAGCTGAGTGCAATGGTCGTATGTCTCCAGCGTCCGTTGACCTGTTCCAGGGCATTGGTGATCGCATCGACCTGGAAGGGTTCAGGCTTGAATACCTCGAAGCCGCCCTTGCGGGATGGGATCTTAGGCTGTACGTCCGCAATCCACTGGAAGAATCCCGTGGAGCCATTACGCCATGACTGAATACTCTGCTTGGTGATTGTCACGTTTTATCCTTTGAGGGATGCCCTACTATGCCAAAGGCCCGTAGGATGCTTTCTAGGGCCCATTCTGGCCTTAGTTGGTGGCGTCCTGGCACTCCAGAACCAAGGTGGATACGTCCTTGATTTCCGGCTTGGCCTTGTCCTTGAGAGAATCGCAGACCTCGAGCTGATAGAGCCGGTTCATTGCCAGCAGGGTGGCCCGTTGCATGGCAAGCAGGTCTTTCCCCAGGGCCTCGGGAAGCCGTCCGTCCTCGGTCAGCAGGTTGTCCTTGTTGTCCACGACGAAGCGAATCAACTCCCGCTCCACCATAGTGTTCAAGGCCACGGTATCCCGGAGCATGGACTTCATGACCTCCACGGGTTCGACCTCAAGGGCGGCCTTGAAGGAGATAACAGCCTTAGCCTGACGGGTACGACCATCAAGACGGCCTTGGTGGATGCCCTCAAGGAACTGATCCGCTGGTTCTGGCTTCTGTTTCTTTTCTTTTTTCATGTGAATGGTACCTATTAACAGTGTTTTCAATGCGCTGTTTTGGTATAGATTCAGGTATATATTTTATCAAGTCGCTTGTAAATACTTGGTTTATTTGTCGGTTCGATGGAGGGACGAGGAATCCAGTTGATAGTCCGTCTCAAGTGTGAGTCATTTTGACACAGTTTCACCGGAGACGGACACCTTTATTCACCAATCAATAAAAGCTGATTTCATGTTCCGGCCACTCAATTGACCATCCAACATTGACCATTGCCTCGAGCGTTTCCCCGTGGCAGCGAGCCGGATAGCACCAGCACCCCAGAACCTTTCCGGCCAACTCTCCAATGGATTCGCGCAGGCTGTCGGGGAAGTTTTCAAGATACAGGTCGCAAACTTGGTTCCGGTCCCCGTGCATGGGAATCAGGTAGGGGTTCCCCCACTTGCTTTGCCTGTCTATCCGCACAAACAGACCGGACTCTTTGGCCCACTTCACCAAGGCCTTGTCCGTCTTCATGTTGGCGATGACTGCAAGAGATTTTTCCACGACCAGATTCTTTCTCGTCAATTCGCTTTCCGTCCATTCCATTGTTTTCACCTCTTACCCCTTCCGCCGCGTCCGGCGATTTTTCTTTTTCTTGGGTTTGAACTCTTCGGGCAACTTGTCGTGATGCTCAAGAACCGGATTACAGTTGCAGTCACCGCCCTTGAGGAACCCGCACCAATCATCATGACGAACTACGCAATGGGAGACCTTGCTGGGTTTCCCGTGAATGAGTCCCATGAGCATCATGGGTGCATGATAATTTTGAAGCATGTTCCGCATAATATTTTTTCCTCTCTTGCTGCCCCATACGGAGATGGGGGAAAAACTGTCGACCCAGACAGATTTTTTCCCCCCGTAGGGGTCTGGGTTTGTCTGGGTGTCTGGGTCTGTAATTTCAACCACTTACATACTAAGACAAAGCGCTTGTCTCGGTTCCGGTTTGTCTGGGTTGTCTGGGTATGTTTGAACATAATTATTTCAACAACTTGGAACCAAGACAATGCCTTTCGTCTTACGCTGTCCCGGTTGTCCGGGTTGGGTCATTGTCCGGGTCATTTTGGTAGGCGAGAATATCCCCCTCCATTGTCATGGTGTAGGACTTCGCCTTCCCCGCGCCGGTAGCCGTTTCGTCAATCAGCTTGTTCGAGACTGCTTTCTGTATTGCCCTCTGTGCTGCTTTCTCGTTCCAATCTGTTTCAATCAGAACAGCGTCAATGAGTCGTTTCTGTGAGTCGCAGCGCTTGCCGTCCATCTTCCGCAATGTGAACAGCACTGGCATGATTTCGGACATTTCTTTCTTGCCACCGGGTTTATCAACCGGGATGAACTCAAGCCGATTGTTCCGCTTCATGTAGAACGGGAGCTTTTTAGGGAAGTTGCGTGCCTTCACCTGACTGAACTTGATAATGGCTTCACTTCCTTCTTCCTTCTCAATCCCGAGGGTCACGATATTAGCTGCCCAATCTCCAATAGCTGTAGCTCCACGTCCGGCGAAGATTTTATTGAAGTCGTTTGACGCGGATGCTTTCCCAAGATGATGAAAAACTATTGACGCAAACCCGCCACGGTCTTGCAGCTCCGTCAATGCGTCCAGGCTTCGCCGCATTTCGCTGTTATCGTTTTCGTCTCCACCATGATATGAGATAAGCGGGTCAACAATTACGCATTTCGATTCAGTCTTATCCACCATACGGAGCAGATTATCCTGGAACACCTTGTCCCTGAACTCGCCGATATATCGAACGTCATCCCTCATGACTGGTATAAACACCCTGTCAAAGCTGTACCCCTCGGGGTTGTGCTTCAGTATGGCCTTGAGTCTCTTGGAAGTAGCTTTCCGGCTGTTCTCGGATTGGATGATAAGTGTATTGATGGGGTTTGGGACATAATATTTTCCCCATACTGAATACATGAAATGAGGCTTGGCCATTCCAGCGGCCAGCAGCAGACCCAGCAGAGATTTACCTATCCCGGATTGACCACAAATCAGCAGGGATTCTTTTTCGTCCAGCAGTCCGTCTATAAGCGGATTCTCCGGGTACTCTTCCAGTGCCAAGTCTGACAGGCATAGGATTTCGATTTCGCATTTCTTGACTTCCACCACGGACATGATTCCCTTCCGGACTGCATCCAGACCGAGGGAGACATGGACGTCGTTCCAGTCGCATTTCTTGCCGACCATTTCAGGCAGGGCCACCAGTCCACCAATCTCTTTAGCAGCTGCCTCTGCCTTGGTTTTTCCTGGATTGCCCGGAGTCTCAAGGTCGTTGTCCGCCAATATGACGATTTTTGTATCTGGGAATAAATCCCGGACCATTTTTGATACAGGGGAAAGATTCGTATCGTTGAAGGCGATGAAGGTGGGATGTTTAGTTGCCAGCCATGCAGACAACCCCGTCGCCAATCCCTCGGCCACCATCAGCACTTGCCTGTCTTCACCGTCTACAAAGAAATGAGCACCGGCAGCAGGGGCAGATTTCTCAAACCACTTGTCATTGCCTTCGCTGTTTTTTTCGGGCTGTATTTTCTGGATGGTCTGGATTGTGGCGCCGTCAGGGCCATATCCTGGGACAATCAATTCCGGCCCCAGCACCCGGAGCCCTGGAACTGGTGGAACCTGTTTTTTTTCAAGATACGGATGCCCGGAGCATTCTTTCGCGGATTCATATTTCCGCCGCGCATTGGCTGTTCCATCTTTCCGTTCCTGCTCTTTCTTCAGCAGATATTCCTGCTTCGCCTTTTCAAACTTGGCCCGGTCCTCGGGAGAAAACTCCTTCGAACCATTCCCGGATACATACGTTTCCACACCGGCCCGCCAATCCCCGACAACCGCGCCCAGCATGTCAGGGAATACGGTCACAAATCCATTGTTGCTGTTTGGCTTGTCCCTGGTGGGGAAACGGCGAAGGATGCCGTCAGGGTGAAGCGTGTCAATCAGGATGCCCTCATCCTGGATACGCCTAAGAAGTCCCTGGTAATTGAGCATGGAGCACCTCCTAAGCGTCGGGGCGCTCGACAAGAGCCATGATTTCGGATTCTTTCCAGACGGTCGTCTTCGGCCCGAGCTTACTGCCAGCCGGAAAACGTCCGTCCTTGACACCGCGCCACCATGTAGCACGCGATACAGGAATGATTTCTAAAATCTGCCTCATCCTCAACAAACGGTCAGTCGTGGGTCTTTGCATGGTACTCCCCCCATTTTGGTGGTTGGGCGAGCCATTGCAGACGGAAGGCGGGGATGGTAGGAGGGAGCTGGGAGCTTTCCTCGGTCCTGAGTTGGCGCTCAGGTCCACCCCGGCCCGGTGAGTCTTACAAGGCTTGCCGGGTTATTTGATTTCCTATGCCGTCAATTCGTCTCTTGTATAACATGCAGCTTCCTAACTTTGTCATCACATTGAAATAATGGAATTTTATGTTTGGGCGACGTGACATTGGCACAAAAAAAAGGGGCGTCCGGACGCAGCTGTTCGCCGCAATCCGTCGCCCCCAGGAATAGTCTTTTAATTGTTTCGGACGTGGCTACCACTTCGCCACAATTTGTTGCGCTAGTACTTACGCAAGGTCATTCACGATGTCAATACTTTTTAGGCTAGATTATCCGTTTGCGACTTTACCAAACGGAATCACCTTCCCGGCAGACCGTAGGCTGTCCAGGTAGTCGCCCCAATACTGGAACAACTTTCCGCGCTCATCCAGATACAAGGCTCTGTTATAGACCCCGCGCACAGTGTTTTGGTCGACGTGGGCCATGGCTACCTCGATCACCCTGGAATCGAATAGGCCGGACTCATGTAGCTTGGTGGAGGCTATAGACCTCCATCCATGGCCGACCATCTCGTCCTTGGTGTACCCCATTCGCCTTAGAGCCGCGTTGATGGTGTTTTCACTCATAGGGCGCTGGTCTGATCGTTCCGACGGGAAGACATACTTGGCATGTCCGGTCAGCGGATGCAGGTCCACCAGCACTTGGAGTGCCTGCCTGGATAGCGGCACGATGTGTGCCTTTTTCATCTTCATTTTTGATTCGGGGATGCTCCATGTGGCGTTCTCAAAATCAATTTCCGACCATTCCGCGTGCCGGACTTCCCCAGGCCTTTGGAAGGTCAAGCTCAAGAACTGCATCCCGGCACGGACCACCGGCGAGCCTTGATATTCATCCATGGCCAGCAGTAGTCCACGAATCTTATCCGGCTCAAGTATGGCTGGCATACTCCGTGACACGGGCTTGGCCAGGGCGTCCGAGAGGTCCGCCGCTTGGTTGCGCTGGCAATATCGCTTGGCCACCCCGAAGCGGAAGACCTGGCCAAGTATCTGATAAACCCGCCGCGCAGTCTCGACGGCCCCGCGCACCTCGATACGCTCCAGCTGCTCCAGCAGGTCCGCCGGTTCGATATGCGAGATGGGCCTCCTGCCGATGTACGGCAGGACATTCAATTCCAGCCGACGCCAAACGAGAGCGGCATGGTCCTCGGACCACTTGGCTTTCGATTTCTCCCACCACTCCCGA
This window encodes:
- a CDS encoding AAA family ATPase → MLNYQGLLRRIQDEGILIDTLHPDGILRRFPTRDKPNSNNGFVTVFPDMLGAVVGDWRAGVETYVSGNGSKEFSPEDRAKFEKAKQEYLLKKEQERKDGTANARRKYESAKECSGHPYLEKKQVPPVPGLRVLGPELIVPGYGPDGATIQTIQKIQPEKNSEGNDKWFEKSAPAAGAHFFVDGEDRQVLMVAEGLATGLSAWLATKHPTFIAFNDTNLSPVSKMVRDLFPDTKIVILADNDLETPGNPGKTKAEAAAKEIGGLVALPEMVGKKCDWNDVHVSLGLDAVRKGIMSVVEVKKCEIEILCLSDLALEEYPENPLIDGLLDEKESLLICGQSGIGKSLLGLLLAAGMAKPHFMYSVWGKYYVPNPINTLIIQSENSRKATSKRLKAILKHNPEGYSFDRVFIPVMRDDVRYIGEFRDKVFQDNLLRMVDKTESKCVIVDPLISYHGGDENDNSEMRRSLDALTELQDRGGFASIVFHHLGKASASNDFNKIFAGRGATAIGDWAANIVTLGIEKEEGSEAIIKFSQVKARNFPKKLPFYMKRNNRLEFIPVDKPGGKKEMSEIMPVLFTLRKMDGKRCDSQKRLIDAVLIETDWNEKAAQRAIQKAVSNKLIDETATGAGKAKSYTMTMEGDILAYQNDPDNDPTRTTGTA
- a CDS encoding tyrosine-type recombinase/integrase, which gives rise to MALSDKGIRTLVPQEKAYTKYDSDGLFIQVTPSGGKLWRMKFMFNGKQQVIALGQFPDVGITAARKMRTEAKAEIQKGINPALERKKKREVVRAEQVEIGTTFEKVAREWWEKSKAKWSEDHAALVWRRLELNVLPYIGRRPISHIEPADLLEQLERIEVRGAVETARRVYQILGQVFRFGVAKRYCQRNQAADLSDALAKPVSRSMPAILEPDKIRGLLLAMDEYQGSPVVRAGMQFLSLTFQRPGEVRHAEWSEIDFENATWSIPESKMKMKKAHIVPLSRQALQVLVDLHPLTGHAKYVFPSERSDQRPMSENTINAALRRMGYTKDEMVGHGWRSIASTKLHESGLFDSRVIEVAMAHVDQNTVRGVYNRALYLDERGKLFQYWGDYLDSLRSAGKVIPFGKVANG
- a CDS encoding DUF4326 domain-containing protein, translating into MEWTESELTRKNLVVEKSLAVIANMKTDKALVKWAKESGLFVRIDRQSKWGNPYLIPMHGDRNQVCDLYLENFPDSLRESIGELAGKVLGCWCYPARCHGETLEAMVNVGWSIEWPEHEISFY
- a CDS encoding DnaT-like ssDNA-binding protein, giving the protein MIGYVTNVEADNYFDERIHAQAWTDAGAGDQDKALSTAHVLLDSQVQWNGAPTTPGQENAWPRSGIAGIDPATVPNSVKLAQLELALYLLKKDPFSPSDTDGFKSIQVDKIKLEVEAATAPGIIPDVVRSIIGNLGHLKGHAASYGVTR
- a CDS encoding major capsid protein is translated as MSITLLEAAKLVQNPLKRGVIEIFPRTSPVLERLPFFPVNGQAFVYNAESTLPGIAFRGINESYSESTGVVNPQTERLFVLGGLSAVDRALVRTQGNVNNLRATYDGMKAKACSLEFTKKFFKGSNSTDPNEFDGLEARLTGDQVINMGNTSGGDTLTLAKLDELLDAVQGGADVLFMNKTLRRKVNNLMRAANQATETVSDSFGRLLSSYGGVAIATIEDDKDGSAILPFTEANPGGGAAASSSIYAVRFGAAEWVSGLQSGDMDVLDLGLNRTKYETLIEWICGVGVFHPKAAARLRGIKNA
- a CDS encoding helix-turn-helix transcriptional regulator — translated: MQRPTTDRLLRMRQILEIIPVSRATWWRGVKDGRFPAGSKLGPKTTVWKESEIMALVERPDA
- a CDS encoding phage portal protein, producing the protein MIESQAGELVRSAFQAATRMSNIERKRNAAKRLDYYHDFQNEYIREQLQKHFSKPQNMSPCFINLTRKVINRLAMVYVEDARRIVEHGTERDQEILGNIERTTWLGAKWKLTNRYSKLLGMVLLRPVWRNNHIDVDLLTPDILDVVTGDSPEDIQTVLVTHYPSSGRNDETTYSVWTADQFQRLNYRGHVMENIPNPYRVIPFVPCWSRVPTDSVWCPGGDDLITIQESFNEKLTDLLYILRMQGFGLGYVKGMRGELGTVDPGSFVNLPEGGEVGFAKATAPISDTLAALDYLLKQAAVSNGLSASSLSTETREESGIARIVSNQELEELRRDDCELFRSYERRLFEKIRAVWNHHNPGRKISDKAELVVDFHDGKQVTDPSQQSEMWDRLLALGVLSPVDILMERNPDLTRDEAKARLVEIQDEIREFSGAV